A window from Acropora palmata chromosome 14, jaAcrPala1.3, whole genome shotgun sequence encodes these proteins:
- the LOC141865501 gene encoding uncharacterized protein LOC141865501 isoform X1 has product MNGTAPAGNPIQELIWNSRTEFDKRRWILITNLPEGINVEDLKQNFLRGYSVIDLRIEKNSAFILLATPDQAIGAVNTLNGQTFLGYVVGVSLAPPDSLLFVGNLPFEFTEEQFRNLMNPFGPIERLLLVRSVFTGESKGYGFVDYINRECAIHAKQQLMKKGSKYVGGRILRVDFAEANLLTYEDLHSKTLFVDRLPRDFTNAETLRGVFSQSGTVTFAQVALNQHSVSRGFAFVDYMTAEEAERGQKAHNGALLEDSYIRVAYGTPGRTGASILGNGGIQRPALGPRPRASTPIETQGLDMTGARAPRPLMAPRPLMGGEPWQQMQRAQVMKQPRPLMRPGPPVFLQGQRPMMGGRMRGPSPGGPRAAMFNQGVRPLLGRPAAPRPSARPTGPRGFVGMGMAAPLMGVRAIAPQGSMQPRPLMDFGEQPDGGVNPPEKMQLLPAANDLAQQFPGQDAIPALMGEPSVGGGINQTSADQGVFGHPVQLMAPQQQEVFAPPVQQPQGMIPPSIPQAGVRPGMPQMVEMQHAPAAPVPAFAGAMPVAPQTSTAAVLPQAQASPHPPALPQIPNNQALYASAPAAMPPQGVVPQMVPHDPSQYQPMPANPSMGAPVMPVAGQTDLNGSGSVSYPVPAMQPVAQGDPPATAAVSSSYVLLSADANQQGGYYAPQDTQPYPMPQNFTANQGVTQQPPVQLPGQAGPGISNHPVPVSQAPVIPTATPQVPQYQWRQPVAPLPSMQIAQNPPLQGVGQLPQGLESAVSSQPVSMVMPPSSFYGQYQPAPQQQYPPQQRGPLPGPENMVYYQQPQVQQHPPQQQPPGVYPGMTETNNGAPQHSHPAMTTPAGSENSPFSNSNVIPQHSAPPVVYNNPQPTQMVAPGGPPPASQKRAAEGDTAAYGQHGATTSYHEGNKRLRY; this is encoded by the exons GacttgaaacaaaactttcttCGTGGCTATAGTGTCATTGATCTGcgcattgaaaaaaattcag CATTTATTCTTCTGGCCACTCCGGATCAAGCCATTGGTGCTGTTAACACTCTCAATGGGCAGACATTTCTTGGATATGTTGTTGGTGTTTCTCTGGCCCCACCAGACAGTCTCCTCTTTGTTGGCAATTTGCCATTTGAATTCACTGAGGAACAATTCAGAAATTTAATGAATCCATTTGGACCAATAGAGCGATTACTCCTGGTCCGCAGCGTTTTCACTGGGGAGAGCAAGGGTTATGGATTTGTGGACTACATAAACAGGGAATGTGCAATTCATGCTAAACAACAGCTGATGAAGAAAGGGTCAAAGTATGTCGGTGGAAGGATACTGAGAGTCGACTTTGCTGAAGCCAATTTGCTGACCTATGAAGATTTACATTCAAAAACCTTATTTGTGGACAGACTCCCAAGAGACTTTACAAATGCAGAGACTTTGAGAGGTGTGTTTAGTCAGAGTGGAACAGTCACATTTGCTCAG GTTGCTCTTAACCAACACAGTGTATCAAGAGGATTTGCCTTTGTCGACTACATGACAGCAGAGGAAGCTGAAAGAGGGCAGAAAGCACACAATGGCGCCCTTCTTGAAGATTCATATATCCGTGTGGCCTATGGGACACCTGGAAGAACAGGGGCAAGCATACTGGGCAATGGG GGAATTCAAAGGCCAGCATTGGGTCCTCGTCCAAGAGCCTCAACCCCTATTGAAACTCAAGGTCTAGACATGACAGGTGCAAGGGCACCACGCCCATTGATGGCTCCACGTCCTCTCATGGGAGGAGAGCCATGGCAACAGATGCAGAGGGCACAAGTAATGAAACAACCAAGGCCCCTCATGAGACCTGGCCCACCA GTTTTTCTACAGGGGCAAAGGCCCATGATGGGTGGCAGAATGAGAGGACCATCGCCTGGTGGACCGCGAGCTGCAATGTTCAATCAGGGGGTGAGACCCTTACTTGGCAGGCCAGCTGCACCCAGACCATCAGCAAGACCTACTG GTCCCAGGGGCTTTGTTGGTATGGGCATGGCAGCCCCCTTAATGGGTGTCAGGGCCATTGCACCACAGGGCTCCATGCAGCCACGACCCTTGATGGACTTTGGAGAGCAGCCTGATGGAGGTGTTAATCCTCCAGAAAAGATGCAG ttgctgccagcagccaATGATCTTGCACAGCAATTCCCAGGGCAGGATGCCATACCAGCCCTTATGGGGGAGCCATCAGTCGGAGGAGGCATAAATCAGACATCTGCAGACCAAGGAGTGTTTGGTCATCCTGTGCAACTCATGGCACCACAGCAACAGGAGGTGTTTGCACCTCCTGTGCAACAGCCACAGGGAATGATACCTCCATCAATTCCACAAGCAGGAGTGAGGCCAGGGATGCCGCAAATG GTGGAAATGCAGCATGCTCCAGCCGCCCCAGTGCCAGCATTTGCTGGTGCTATGCCTGTTGCCCCGCAAACATCAACAGCTGCTGTGTTGCCACAAGCTCAGGCATCACCCCATCCACCAGCTCTACCACAGATTCCCAACAATCAAGCGCTGTATGCTTCAGCACCTGCTGCGATGCCACCACAGGGTGTTGTCCCACAGATGGTGCCACATGACCCCAGTCAGTATCAACCTATGCCAGCAAATCCCAGCATGGGTGCACCTGTCATGCCTGTTGCTGGACAAACGGATCTGAATGgtagtggtagtgttagttaTCCAGTGCCTGCGATGCAGCCAGTT GCACAAGGAGACCCACCTGCTACTGCCGCAGTTAGCTCTAGTTATGTCCTCCTTTCTGCCGACGCGAATCAACAAGGTGGCTATTATGCACCACAGGACACCCAGCCATACCCCATG CCTCAGAATTTCACTGCAAATCAAGGTGTAACGCAACAGCCTCCCGTCCAGTTGCCAGGGCAAGCAGGCCCTGGAATTTCCAACCATCCAGTACCAGTCTCCCAGGCGCCTGTTATTCCCACGGCAACTCCGCAAGTTCCACAGTACCAATGGCGTCAGCCAGTAGCGCCATTGCCCAGCATGCAAATCGCACAGAACCCACCTCTGCAAG GCGTTGGTCAGCTGCCTCAAGGTTTAGAATCAGCCGTGTCATCTCAGCCAGTTTCCATGGTGATGCCTCCCAGTAGCTTCTATGGACAATACCAGCCTGCCCCGCAGCAACAATATCCCCCACAACAAAGGGGACCATTACCTGGCCCAGAGAATATGGTCTACTATCAACAACCGCAG GTACAACAACATCCACCTCAACAGCAACCCCCAGGGGTGTACCCTGGGATGACAGAGACGAACAACGGAGCACCTCAACACAGTCACCCAGCAATGACAACTCCAGCAGGCAGCGAAAACAGCCCATTCTCAAATAGTAACGTGATTCCGCAACATTCTGCCCCGCCAGTGGTCTATAACAATCCCCAGCCAACGCAAATG GTTGCCCCAGGGGGGCCCCCACCGGCGAGCCAAAAGAGAGCCGCAGAAGGGGACACTGCTGCATATGGACAACATGGCGCAACCACCAGTTACCATGAGGGAAACAAGCGGTTGCGATATTAG
- the LOC141865501 gene encoding uncharacterized protein LOC141865501 isoform X2, which translates to MNGTAPAGNPIQELIWNSRTEFDKRRWILITNLPEGINVEDLKQNFLRGYSVIDLRIEKNSAFILLATPDQAIGAVNTLNGQTFLGYVVGVSLAPPDSLLFVGNLPFEFTEEQFRNLMNPFGPIERLLLVRSVFTGESKGYGFVDYINRECAIHAKQQLMKKGSKYVGGRILRVDFAEANLLTYEDLHSKTLFVDRLPRDFTNAETLRGVFSQSGTVTFAQVALNQHSVSRGFAFVDYMTAEEAERGQKAHNGALLEDSYIRVAYGTPGRTGASILGNGGIQRPALGPRPRASTPIETQGLDMTGARAPRPLMAPRPLMGGEPWQQMQRAQVMKQPRPLMRPGPPGQRPMMGGRMRGPSPGGPRAAMFNQGVRPLLGRPAAPRPSARPTGPRGFVGMGMAAPLMGVRAIAPQGSMQPRPLMDFGEQPDGGVNPPEKMQLLPAANDLAQQFPGQDAIPALMGEPSVGGGINQTSADQGVFGHPVQLMAPQQQEVFAPPVQQPQGMIPPSIPQAGVRPGMPQMVEMQHAPAAPVPAFAGAMPVAPQTSTAAVLPQAQASPHPPALPQIPNNQALYASAPAAMPPQGVVPQMVPHDPSQYQPMPANPSMGAPVMPVAGQTDLNGSGSVSYPVPAMQPVAQGDPPATAAVSSSYVLLSADANQQGGYYAPQDTQPYPMPQNFTANQGVTQQPPVQLPGQAGPGISNHPVPVSQAPVIPTATPQVPQYQWRQPVAPLPSMQIAQNPPLQGVGQLPQGLESAVSSQPVSMVMPPSSFYGQYQPAPQQQYPPQQRGPLPGPENMVYYQQPQVQQHPPQQQPPGVYPGMTETNNGAPQHSHPAMTTPAGSENSPFSNSNVIPQHSAPPVVYNNPQPTQMVAPGGPPPASQKRAAEGDTAAYGQHGATTSYHEGNKRLRY; encoded by the exons GacttgaaacaaaactttcttCGTGGCTATAGTGTCATTGATCTGcgcattgaaaaaaattcag CATTTATTCTTCTGGCCACTCCGGATCAAGCCATTGGTGCTGTTAACACTCTCAATGGGCAGACATTTCTTGGATATGTTGTTGGTGTTTCTCTGGCCCCACCAGACAGTCTCCTCTTTGTTGGCAATTTGCCATTTGAATTCACTGAGGAACAATTCAGAAATTTAATGAATCCATTTGGACCAATAGAGCGATTACTCCTGGTCCGCAGCGTTTTCACTGGGGAGAGCAAGGGTTATGGATTTGTGGACTACATAAACAGGGAATGTGCAATTCATGCTAAACAACAGCTGATGAAGAAAGGGTCAAAGTATGTCGGTGGAAGGATACTGAGAGTCGACTTTGCTGAAGCCAATTTGCTGACCTATGAAGATTTACATTCAAAAACCTTATTTGTGGACAGACTCCCAAGAGACTTTACAAATGCAGAGACTTTGAGAGGTGTGTTTAGTCAGAGTGGAACAGTCACATTTGCTCAG GTTGCTCTTAACCAACACAGTGTATCAAGAGGATTTGCCTTTGTCGACTACATGACAGCAGAGGAAGCTGAAAGAGGGCAGAAAGCACACAATGGCGCCCTTCTTGAAGATTCATATATCCGTGTGGCCTATGGGACACCTGGAAGAACAGGGGCAAGCATACTGGGCAATGGG GGAATTCAAAGGCCAGCATTGGGTCCTCGTCCAAGAGCCTCAACCCCTATTGAAACTCAAGGTCTAGACATGACAGGTGCAAGGGCACCACGCCCATTGATGGCTCCACGTCCTCTCATGGGAGGAGAGCCATGGCAACAGATGCAGAGGGCACAAGTAATGAAACAACCAAGGCCCCTCATGAGACCTGGCCCACCA GGGCAAAGGCCCATGATGGGTGGCAGAATGAGAGGACCATCGCCTGGTGGACCGCGAGCTGCAATGTTCAATCAGGGGGTGAGACCCTTACTTGGCAGGCCAGCTGCACCCAGACCATCAGCAAGACCTACTG GTCCCAGGGGCTTTGTTGGTATGGGCATGGCAGCCCCCTTAATGGGTGTCAGGGCCATTGCACCACAGGGCTCCATGCAGCCACGACCCTTGATGGACTTTGGAGAGCAGCCTGATGGAGGTGTTAATCCTCCAGAAAAGATGCAG ttgctgccagcagccaATGATCTTGCACAGCAATTCCCAGGGCAGGATGCCATACCAGCCCTTATGGGGGAGCCATCAGTCGGAGGAGGCATAAATCAGACATCTGCAGACCAAGGAGTGTTTGGTCATCCTGTGCAACTCATGGCACCACAGCAACAGGAGGTGTTTGCACCTCCTGTGCAACAGCCACAGGGAATGATACCTCCATCAATTCCACAAGCAGGAGTGAGGCCAGGGATGCCGCAAATG GTGGAAATGCAGCATGCTCCAGCCGCCCCAGTGCCAGCATTTGCTGGTGCTATGCCTGTTGCCCCGCAAACATCAACAGCTGCTGTGTTGCCACAAGCTCAGGCATCACCCCATCCACCAGCTCTACCACAGATTCCCAACAATCAAGCGCTGTATGCTTCAGCACCTGCTGCGATGCCACCACAGGGTGTTGTCCCACAGATGGTGCCACATGACCCCAGTCAGTATCAACCTATGCCAGCAAATCCCAGCATGGGTGCACCTGTCATGCCTGTTGCTGGACAAACGGATCTGAATGgtagtggtagtgttagttaTCCAGTGCCTGCGATGCAGCCAGTT GCACAAGGAGACCCACCTGCTACTGCCGCAGTTAGCTCTAGTTATGTCCTCCTTTCTGCCGACGCGAATCAACAAGGTGGCTATTATGCACCACAGGACACCCAGCCATACCCCATG CCTCAGAATTTCACTGCAAATCAAGGTGTAACGCAACAGCCTCCCGTCCAGTTGCCAGGGCAAGCAGGCCCTGGAATTTCCAACCATCCAGTACCAGTCTCCCAGGCGCCTGTTATTCCCACGGCAACTCCGCAAGTTCCACAGTACCAATGGCGTCAGCCAGTAGCGCCATTGCCCAGCATGCAAATCGCACAGAACCCACCTCTGCAAG GCGTTGGTCAGCTGCCTCAAGGTTTAGAATCAGCCGTGTCATCTCAGCCAGTTTCCATGGTGATGCCTCCCAGTAGCTTCTATGGACAATACCAGCCTGCCCCGCAGCAACAATATCCCCCACAACAAAGGGGACCATTACCTGGCCCAGAGAATATGGTCTACTATCAACAACCGCAG GTACAACAACATCCACCTCAACAGCAACCCCCAGGGGTGTACCCTGGGATGACAGAGACGAACAACGGAGCACCTCAACACAGTCACCCAGCAATGACAACTCCAGCAGGCAGCGAAAACAGCCCATTCTCAAATAGTAACGTGATTCCGCAACATTCTGCCCCGCCAGTGGTCTATAACAATCCCCAGCCAACGCAAATG GTTGCCCCAGGGGGGCCCCCACCGGCGAGCCAAAAGAGAGCCGCAGAAGGGGACACTGCTGCATATGGACAACATGGCGCAACCACCAGTTACCATGAGGGAAACAAGCGGTTGCGATATTAG